A region from the Aeromicrobium choanae genome encodes:
- a CDS encoding glycosyltransferase family 2 protein, which translates to MLDYAIVVATRNRLDMLRVSLPLFVAQTRPAARIVVVDRSDDHEAVRAYCEAVAQETDIPLIVRYGDQANLPAQRNQGLDLVTEPVTMYPDDDSLWFPDTAEHLMAVYEADRNRRYGAISATPVAAAPPGVDVPIAPTRRLTNVPVVMAIRNRVERLLVPAPFVLFGAERTKALRSGAVQDGLDHPLVPTIGGYRMTFRTEVLRELRFDPTLGSRVGYATHEDIDIGLRVLASGSLVAAAPRSLVFHCVAPGARAAGFDYGFFHVLNYLYICAKVMPERSLARRRLRRYLRYKLFLYAAKRRDQYGREVHQGAKAAYARFDEIMAADPAALAVLYGQVADAERTAYAASLTARS; encoded by the coding sequence ATGCTCGACTACGCCATCGTGGTGGCCACCCGGAACCGGCTCGACATGCTGCGCGTCTCGCTGCCGCTGTTCGTGGCGCAGACCCGGCCCGCCGCCCGGATCGTGGTGGTCGACCGCAGCGACGACCACGAGGCGGTGCGCGCCTACTGCGAGGCGGTGGCGCAGGAGACCGACATCCCCCTGATCGTGCGGTACGGCGACCAGGCGAACCTGCCGGCCCAGCGCAACCAGGGCCTCGACCTGGTGACCGAGCCGGTCACGATGTACCCCGACGACGACTCGCTGTGGTTCCCCGACACCGCCGAGCACCTCATGGCGGTCTACGAGGCCGACCGCAACCGCCGCTACGGCGCGATCTCGGCCACGCCGGTGGCCGCGGCCCCGCCGGGCGTCGACGTGCCGATCGCGCCCACCCGGCGGCTGACGAACGTGCCCGTCGTGATGGCGATCAGGAACCGCGTCGAGCGGCTGCTGGTGCCCGCCCCGTTCGTGCTCTTCGGCGCCGAGCGCACGAAGGCGCTGCGGTCCGGCGCCGTGCAGGACGGGCTCGACCACCCGCTCGTTCCCACCATCGGCGGCTACCGGATGACGTTCCGCACCGAGGTGCTGCGTGAGCTGCGCTTCGATCCCACGCTGGGCTCGCGCGTCGGGTACGCCACCCACGAGGACATCGACATCGGCCTGCGCGTCCTGGCCTCGGGATCCCTCGTCGCCGCGGCGCCGCGGTCGCTGGTGTTCCACTGCGTCGCCCCCGGAGCACGGGCGGCCGGGTTCGACTACGGGTTCTTCCACGTCCTGAACTACCTGTACATCTGCGCGAAGGTGATGCCCGAGCGGTCGCTCGCGCGGCGCCGGCTGCGGCGGTACCTGCGCTACAAGCTGTTCCTCTACGCGGCCAAGCGGCGCGACCAGTACGGGCGCGAGGTGCACCAGGGCGCGAAGGCGGCGTACGCCCGGTTCGACGAGATCATGGCGGCCGACCCGGCCGCGCTCGCCGTACTCTACGGGCAGGTCGCCGACGCCGAGCGCACGGCGTACGCCGCGTCGCTCACCGCCCGCAGCTGA